A genomic window from Streptomyces sp. WMMC940 includes:
- a CDS encoding type I polyketide synthase — protein MLELEAEKSEPVAVVGMACRLPGGVAGPEDLWRLVSEGRDGMSGFPSDRGWDLEGVFDSGPGQACTSYVPRGGFLYEAGEFDAGFFGISPREALAMDPQQRLLLETSWEALEQGGIDPGTLKGQDVAVFSGVYEQGYGFSTAELEGFIGTGAMTSVASGRVSYVFGFEGPAVTVDAACSSSLVAIHLAAQALRRGECSLALAGGATVMATPGAFVAFSRHGGLAVDGRVKAFSDAADGTGWAEGVGVVVLERLSEARRRGHRVLAVIRGSAVNQDGASNGLTAPNGPSQQRVIRRALANAGLSTADVDVVEGHGTGTVLGDPIEAQALLATYGRDREPERPLWLGSLKSNIGHTQAAAGVAGVIKMVQALRHGVMPPTLHVDAPSAKVDWSAGSVELLTEARAWPDTGRPRRAGVSSFGVSGTNAHLILEQAPEEQPVTPVEPAPESTVDVGDGVVPLVVSARSAGSLAGQAERLTSFAESGEKVPLTDVATALAAQRAVLSQRAVVLAGSRGEAVAGLGALARGESLPGVVSGGLSSAAVAGRTVLVFPGQGSQWVGMGRELLDSSPVFAERIAECAAALERWVDWSLVDVLRGDVPAALLERVDVVQPASFAVMVGLAAVWASVGVVPDAVVGHSQGEIAAACVAGALSLEDAAQVVAVRSQVIAASLAGRGGMASVALPEAEVAERIERWAGRVEVAAVNGPFSVVIAGDAEALDEALEVLAADGVRVRRVAVDYASHTRHVEAIEDVLTTAFTDIRAQAPLIPFLSTVTGEWVKEADVLDGGYWYRNLRSQVRFGPAIADLLAGGHTVFVESSAHPVLVQPVSEIVDEADTEAVVGGSLRREEGGPRRLLTSMAELFVRGVAVNWAALLPVGGASHVELPTYAFDHEHYWLRSAPAVDAVALGQAGVDHPLLGAVVAVPETGGVLCTSRLSLRTHPWLADHAVSGVVLVPGTGLVELVVRAGDEVGCGVVEELVIEAPLVVPEQGGVRVQVAVGGLEEDGARAVTVYSASEDTAGDHDSDVWTRHATGRLRSALAGSTGTAGFDVSVWPPVGAERVPLDVAGFYEEMFARGYVFGPSFKGLRAVWRRGEEVFAEVVLPDEQRDNAVRFGIHPALFDAALHARSLVRPDEVAAGEGGSRTVLPFSWNDVALYATGASALRVRLVSPGPDVLSLQAADETGEPVLSMDSLVFREVSAERLGAAAGAAGDDGSLFRVEWVELPVSALGAETVPSWVAVATAEDVAALAVDAPAVAVLEAYGEGADDADEVLALTSRVLGVIQAWLVAPALESGKLVVVTRGAVPAGGDGDVTDPAGAAVWGLVRAAQSENPDRIVLLDTATGSGLDVTGVEMGPVLAAVLATGEPQIAVRGTVLSAPRLVRDTSGAAVPDISDVPAVFDSEGTVLVTGGTGSLGALVARHLVAEHGVRHLLLVSRRGPDAEGAAELAAGLGESGAESVAVTACDVADRDAVAALLDSVSAQHPLTGVVHTAGVLDDGVIGALTPERLAYVFGPKVTAVGHLDELTRDMDLSVFAVFSSASGLIGSAGQGNYAAANAYLDAVAHRRRAAGLPGVSLAWGLWEQSAGLTAHLGAVDQARMSRSGFLPIAPAEGMGLFDAALRVSAALVVPMKLDLRRLRADAVAGGGLPGLLGGLVQSGRRQARAGDRQAGAGDSGGGLAARLAGLTSQEQEALLLDFVRGHVAMVLGHAGIAKVGAETAFKDSGFDSLTSVELRNRLRGATGLKLAATVVFDYPNPLALARYLHRELFPDGVTAGPDVDEARLRRGLASLPLARLRAAGLLDALVRLVEVNDHEPPIGTLDDADDETAIADLNVDDLVQLALGDK, from the coding sequence GTGCTGGAGCTTGAGGCCGAGAAGTCGGAGCCGGTTGCGGTTGTGGGTATGGCGTGTCGTTTGCCCGGTGGTGTGGCGGGTCCGGAGGATTTGTGGCGGCTGGTCAGCGAGGGCCGGGACGGTATGTCCGGTTTCCCATCCGATCGTGGCTGGGATCTGGAGGGCGTGTTCGACTCCGGTCCGGGCCAGGCTTGCACCTCCTACGTGCCCCGGGGCGGGTTCCTGTATGAGGCGGGGGAGTTCGACGCGGGTTTCTTCGGGATCTCGCCGCGTGAGGCGCTGGCGATGGATCCGCAGCAGCGGTTGTTGCTTGAGACGTCGTGGGAGGCGTTGGAACAGGGCGGGATCGACCCGGGGACGTTGAAGGGCCAGGACGTCGCGGTGTTCTCCGGCGTCTATGAACAGGGGTACGGCTTCAGCACGGCGGAACTGGAAGGGTTTATCGGCACGGGGGCGATGACGAGTGTGGCCTCGGGCCGGGTGTCGTATGTGTTCGGTTTTGAGGGTCCGGCGGTGACGGTGGACGCGGCGTGTTCGTCCTCGCTGGTCGCGATCCATCTGGCGGCGCAGGCGTTGCGGCGGGGGGAGTGCTCGCTGGCGCTGGCAGGCGGGGCCACGGTGATGGCGACGCCGGGTGCGTTCGTGGCGTTCTCGCGCCACGGCGGCCTCGCCGTCGACGGCCGGGTCAAGGCGTTCTCGGACGCCGCGGACGGCACTGGCTGGGCCGAGGGTGTCGGCGTGGTGGTTCTGGAGCGGTTGTCGGAGGCCCGGCGGCGCGGGCATCGGGTGCTCGCGGTGATCCGTGGCAGCGCGGTGAATCAGGACGGTGCGTCGAATGGTCTGACGGCGCCGAATGGTCCGTCGCAGCAGCGCGTGATCCGTAGGGCGCTTGCCAATGCTGGTCTTTCGACGGCGGATGTGGACGTGGTGGAGGGACACGGCACGGGCACGGTGCTCGGTGATCCGATCGAGGCGCAGGCGCTGCTGGCGACGTACGGCCGTGACCGGGAACCCGAGCGCCCGCTGTGGCTTGGGTCGTTGAAGTCGAACATCGGTCATACCCAGGCCGCGGCGGGTGTGGCTGGTGTGATCAAGATGGTGCAGGCGCTGCGGCACGGGGTCATGCCCCCCACGCTGCATGTCGATGCCCCGTCTGCGAAGGTGGACTGGTCGGCGGGCTCGGTGGAGCTGCTGACCGAGGCTCGTGCGTGGCCCGACACCGGCCGGCCCCGCCGCGCTGGTGTGTCGTCCTTCGGTGTCAGCGGGACCAACGCGCACCTGATCCTGGAGCAGGCCCCTGAAGAGCAGCCCGTGACGCCGGTGGAGCCTGCGCCTGAGTCGACGGTGGACGTCGGCGATGGTGTGGTGCCGCTGGTGGTGTCGGCGAGGAGTGCCGGTTCCCTGGCGGGCCAGGCCGAGCGGTTGACGTCCTTTGCGGAGTCCGGCGAGAAGGTGCCCCTGACGGATGTGGCCACGGCGTTGGCTGCTCAGCGTGCGGTGTTGTCCCAGCGTGCGGTGGTCTTGGCAGGTTCGCGGGGTGAGGCTGTGGCGGGTCTGGGGGCGCTGGCGCGGGGCGAGTCCCTTCCTGGTGTGGTCAGTGGTGGGTTGTCGTCGGCCGCGGTTGCGGGGCGGACGGTGTTGGTGTTCCCGGGTCAGGGTTCGCAGTGGGTGGGGATGGGGCGTGAACTCCTGGACTCGTCGCCGGTGTTCGCGGAGCGGATTGCTGAGTGTGCTGCGGCGTTGGAGCGGTGGGTGGACTGGTCGCTGGTGGATGTGTTGCGGGGGGATGTTCCGGCTGCGTTGTTGGAGCGGGTGGATGTGGTGCAGCCGGCGAGTTTTGCGGTGATGGTGGGTCTTGCTGCGGTGTGGGCGTCGGTGGGTGTGGTGCCGGATGCGGTGGTGGGGCATTCGCAGGGTGAGATCGCCGCGGCGTGTGTGGCGGGTGCGTTGTCGCTGGAGGACGCTGCCCAGGTGGTGGCGGTTCGCAGTCAGGTGATCGCCGCAAGTCTGGCGGGCCGGGGTGGTATGGCGTCGGTGGCGCTGCCTGAGGCTGAAGTGGCCGAACGTATCGAGCGGTGGGCGGGCCGGGTGGAGGTGGCCGCGGTCAATGGTCCGTTCTCGGTGGTGATCGCCGGTGATGCCGAAGCCCTTGATGAGGCGCTGGAGGTTCTTGCGGCGGATGGTGTGCGGGTGCGTCGGGTCGCGGTGGATTACGCCTCCCACACCCGGCATGTGGAGGCGATCGAGGACGTACTGACAACCGCCTTCACCGACATCCGTGCGCAGGCGCCGCTGATTCCTTTCCTCTCGACGGTGACGGGCGAGTGGGTAAAGGAGGCGGATGTCCTCGACGGCGGGTACTGGTACCGGAACCTGCGTAGCCAGGTCCGTTTCGGTCCCGCCATCGCCGACCTCCTGGCCGGCGGCCACACCGTCTTCGTGGAATCCAGCGCTCATCCGGTGCTGGTCCAGCCGGTCAGCGAGATCGTGGATGAGGCCGACACGGAGGCGGTGGTCGGTGGTTCGCTGCGACGTGAGGAGGGCGGCCCGCGCCGGTTGCTGACCTCGATGGCCGAACTGTTCGTCCGGGGTGTGGCCGTGAACTGGGCGGCGTTGCTGCCGGTCGGCGGTGCTTCACACGTTGAGCTTCCGACGTATGCCTTCGATCACGAGCATTACTGGCTGCGTTCCGCTCCTGCTGTCGATGCTGTCGCGCTTGGTCAGGCGGGTGTTGATCATCCGTTGTTGGGTGCGGTGGTGGCGGTGCCGGAGACGGGGGGTGTCCTGTGTACTTCGCGGCTGTCGCTGCGGACGCATCCGTGGTTGGCGGATCACGCGGTGAGCGGGGTTGTGCTGGTGCCGGGCACGGGTCTGGTCGAGTTGGTGGTTCGTGCCGGTGACGAGGTCGGTTGCGGTGTGGTGGAGGAGTTGGTGATCGAGGCGCCGCTGGTGGTGCCGGAGCAGGGTGGTGTCCGGGTCCAGGTCGCGGTCGGTGGCCTGGAGGAGGACGGTGCCCGCGCTGTCACTGTGTATTCGGCGTCTGAGGACACTGCCGGCGATCACGACAGCGACGTCTGGACTCGTCATGCCACCGGCCGGCTGCGGTCGGCTTTGGCCGGGAGTACGGGCACGGCCGGGTTTGATGTCTCGGTGTGGCCGCCGGTCGGGGCTGAGCGGGTGCCGCTCGATGTCGCCGGGTTTTACGAGGAGATGTTTGCTCGGGGTTATGTGTTTGGCCCGTCGTTTAAGGGTCTACGTGCGGTGTGGCGGCGGGGTGAGGAGGTCTTCGCGGAGGTCGTTCTGCCCGATGAGCAGCGGGACAACGCGGTGAGGTTCGGTATCCATCCCGCGCTGTTCGATGCTGCCTTGCATGCCAGGAGTCTTGTTCGGCCGGACGAGGTTGCTGCCGGTGAGGGCGGGTCGCGAACTGTGCTGCCGTTTTCTTGGAACGACGTGGCGTTGTATGCGACTGGTGCTTCGGCGTTGCGGGTGCGGCTGGTGTCTCCCGGGCCGGACGTGCTGTCGTTGCAGGCGGCCGATGAGACCGGTGAACCCGTCCTGTCCATGGACTCGCTGGTGTTCCGGGAGGTGTCCGCCGAGCGGTTGGGGGCGGCGGCCGGTGCGGCGGGCGACGACGGCTCCCTGTTCCGGGTGGAGTGGGTCGAACTGCCCGTGTCTGCCCTGGGCGCGGAGACGGTGCCGTCGTGGGTAGCGGTCGCCACCGCCGAAGATGTGGCCGCCTTGGCCGTCGATGCTCCGGCCGTGGCCGTTCTGGAGGCATACGGGGAGGGGGCCGACGATGCCGATGAGGTGCTCGCCCTGACGAGCAGGGTGCTGGGTGTCATTCAGGCCTGGCTGGTAGCCCCGGCTTTGGAGAGCGGCAAGTTGGTGGTGGTTACGAGGGGTGCGGTGCCGGCTGGTGGGGACGGCGATGTCACCGATCCGGCCGGTGCCGCTGTGTGGGGTCTGGTCCGGGCTGCCCAGAGCGAGAACCCCGATCGGATCGTTCTGCTCGACACCGCTACCGGCTCCGGCCTCGACGTCACGGGCGTCGAAATGGGACCGGTCCTCGCCGCTGTGCTCGCTACCGGCGAGCCCCAGATCGCCGTGCGGGGCACGGTGTTGTCCGCGCCTCGTCTGGTCCGTGACACGAGCGGTGCCGCCGTCCCCGACATCTCTGATGTCCCTGCCGTCTTCGACTCTGAGGGGACGGTTCTGGTTACGGGTGGCACTGGCTCCCTGGGGGCCCTGGTCGCCCGGCACCTGGTGGCTGAGCACGGTGTACGGCACCTGCTGTTGGTCAGCCGCCGCGGTCCCGATGCGGAGGGCGCGGCCGAACTGGCCGCCGGGCTTGGCGAGTCGGGTGCCGAATCGGTGGCTGTGACGGCGTGTGATGTCGCTGACCGGGATGCGGTGGCCGCGCTTTTGGATTCTGTGTCGGCGCAGCATCCGCTGACCGGTGTTGTGCACACCGCTGGTGTGCTGGACGACGGTGTGATCGGCGCACTGACACCGGAACGGTTGGCGTATGTGTTCGGGCCGAAGGTGACGGCCGTCGGCCATCTGGACGAGCTGACGCGGGACATGGATCTGTCGGTGTTCGCGGTGTTCTCTTCCGCGTCGGGTTTGATCGGTTCGGCGGGGCAGGGCAACTACGCGGCGGCCAATGCCTATCTCGACGCGGTGGCTCACCGGCGGAGGGCGGCGGGCCTGCCTGGAGTGTCGCTGGCCTGGGGCCTGTGGGAGCAGTCCGCCGGATTGACCGCTCACCTGGGTGCGGTCGACCAGGCCCGTATGAGCCGCAGCGGCTTCCTGCCTATCGCCCCTGCCGAGGGAATGGGGTTGTTCGACGCGGCTCTGCGGGTTTCCGCAGCCCTGGTGGTGCCGATGAAGCTGGATCTGCGGAGGCTGCGTGCTGATGCCGTGGCCGGCGGGGGTCTCCCGGGGCTTTTGGGTGGTCTGGTGCAGAGCGGACGGCGGCAGGCACGGGCGGGGGACAGGCAGGCAGGGGCGGGGGACAGCGGTGGCGGTCTTGCTGCCCGGCTTGCGGGGCTCACATCACAGGAGCAGGAAGCGTTGCTGCTCGATTTTGTCCGTGGTCATGTGGCGATGGTTCTCGGTCATGCCGGGATCGCGAAGGTCGGGGCGGAGACGGCGTTCAAGGATTCCGGGTTCGACTCGCTCACGTCGGTCGAGTTGCGTAACCGCCTTCGTGGGGCCACCGGCCTCAAGCTTGCCGCCACCGTCGTCTTCGACTATCCCAACCCGCTCGCCCTCGCCCGCTATCTCCACCGCGAACTGTTCCCCGACGGAGTCACGGCCGGCCCGGACGTGGACGAGGCACGGCTGCGGCGCGGGCTCGCATCGCTCCCACTCGCCCGGCTCCGGGCGGCTGGACTGTTGGACGCCCTGGTCAGGCTGGTTGAAGTCAATGACCACGAACCGCCGATCGGCACGCTGGACGACGCCGATGACGAGACCGCGATCGCCGACCTGAACGTCGACGATCTCGTGCAGCTGGCGCTCGGCGACAAGTGA
- a CDS encoding type I polyketide synthase, protein MSAPYEKVVEALRASLEEVGSLKKQNRQLLEASREPVAVVGMACRLPGGVAGPEDLWRLVSEGRDGVSGFPSDRGWDMEGVFDSGPGQAGTSYVPRGGFLYEAGEFDAGFFGISPREALAMDPQQRLLLETSWEALEQGGIDPGTLKGRDVAVFSGVMGSDYFADGNVHSDPGGIGTGAASSVASGRVSYVFGFEGPAVTVDTACSSSLVAIHLAAQALRQEECSLALAGGATVMATPGAFEAFSRHGGLSSDGRCKSYADAADGTGWAEGVGVVVLERLSEARRNGHRILAVIRGSAINQDGASNGLTAPNGPSQQRVIRKALANAGLSTADVDVVEGHGTATVLGDPIEAQALIATYGQDRPEDRPVWLGSLKSNIGHTQAAAGVAGVIKMVQALRHGVMPPTLHVDAPSAKVDWSAGAVELLTEARAWPDTGRPRRAGVSSFGVSGTNAHLIVEQAPQEQSAVPEPVGPGLAGTDEGVVPLVVSARSAGSLAGQAERLTSFVESSDVPLPDAAGALVAQRAMLSQRAVVVGSRTEALAGLAALARGESHPGVVTGSVSALGGAEKVVLVFPGQGSQWVGMGRELLDSSPVFAERVGECAAALERWVDWSLVDVLRGDAPAALLERVDVVQPASFAVMVGLAAVWASVGVVPDAVVGHSQGEIAAACVSGALSLEDAAQVVAVRSQVIAGDLAGRGGMASVALSEAEVAERIERWAGRVEVAAVNGPSSVVIAGDVDALDEALEVLAADGVRVRRVAVDYASHTRHVEAIEDVLTTAFTDIRAQAPLIPFYSTVTGEWVKEADVLDGGYWYRNLRSQVRFGPAIADLLAGGHTVFVESSAHPVLVQPVSEIIDQADTEAVVGGSLRRDDGGPRRLLTSMAELFVRGVAVNWAALLPVGGASHIELPTYAFDHEHYWLRSAPAVDAVALGQAAGDHPLIGAIVGRPDSGGFMTTSRWSVDAHPWLGDHVVGDVVVVPSAVLVELAIRFGDEVGSPVVEELTVDRPVLLPLRGGRAVQMTVGEADEQGRRPIEVYSRPDNASMDAVWTRHAHGTLVPDPVTAPAVWPAGTPATEVALDSAVGDADRYGLHPALLDAALGTMLPAGVIATRWSGVSLLASGAAAVGVRAARDTTGVTRLELVDATAAPVLIADVVVGEPFSPGKAEIADGSAAGALFQVEWAELSLSPGEMTKDADTVATVVDAEDVTALADAPAVPGLLVYEAGRSPAGPREAVAAVLAVLQAWLAAPALAHSRLVVIVPDAEDDLPAAAVSGLLRSAQSEHPDRIVLVESSAVPPEDSTVVSAVQLALATGEPHVRVRAGVPFAPRLRHAPRAEGPRRDLNPDGAVLVTGGTGTLGSLLARHLVTEHGVRHLLLASRSGPDAEGAAALHEQLTGLGATVTIAACDTADRDALAALLAAVPDAHPLTAIVHTAGVLDDGVITALTPERVDTVLRPKLDAALHLHELTRDIDLAAFVLFSSAAGVLGTPGQGNYAAANACLDALALHRRHSGLPATSLAWGVWDHTGTSGNLGTANQRRMAPQGLVAHSSQEGLELFDAALQSDDAVLLAARPDYAALRAQAASEPEPVLLRSLVRAGRRTARHLASRGSGLAERLAAMLPVQREQMLLDLVRREVAAVLGHSTPGKVDPDRAFREVGFDSMLAVELRNRLTGLVGTRLPATIVFDHPTPRSLMRRLLGELCPEDVGELAGREDEIRRVLVTTPLSRFQELGLMEKLLQLVASPGGESATAPDTAEPKQDGKRLIEEMDVDDLVERAMRKAGKQ, encoded by the coding sequence GTGAGTGCTCCTTACGAAAAGGTCGTCGAGGCGCTCCGAGCATCGCTCGAAGAGGTCGGCTCCCTGAAGAAGCAGAACCGCCAGCTCTTGGAGGCCTCGCGGGAGCCGGTTGCGGTTGTGGGTATGGCGTGTCGTTTGCCCGGTGGTGTGGCGGGTCCGGAAGATTTGTGGCGGCTGGTCAGCGAGGGCCGGGACGGGGTGTCCGGTTTCCCATCCGATCGCGGCTGGGATATGGAGGGCGTGTTCGACTCCGGTCCGGGCCAGGCCGGCACCTCCTACGTGCCCCGGGGCGGGTTCCTGTATGAGGCGGGGGAGTTCGACGCGGGTTTCTTCGGGATCTCGCCGCGTGAGGCGCTGGCGATGGATCCGCAGCAGCGGTTGTTGCTTGAGACGTCGTGGGAGGCGTTGGAACAGGGCGGGATCGACCCGGGGACGTTGAAGGGCCGTGACGTCGCGGTGTTCTCCGGCGTCATGGGCTCCGACTACTTCGCGGATGGCAACGTGCATTCCGACCCGGGGGGTATCGGCACGGGGGCGGCGTCGAGTGTGGCCTCGGGCCGGGTGTCGTATGTGTTCGGTTTTGAGGGTCCGGCGGTGACGGTGGACACGGCGTGTTCGTCCTCGCTGGTCGCGATCCATCTGGCGGCGCAGGCGTTGCGGCAGGAGGAGTGCTCGCTGGCGCTGGCGGGCGGGGCCACGGTGATGGCGACGCCGGGTGCGTTCGAGGCGTTCTCGCGCCACGGCGGACTGTCCTCGGATGGCCGGTGTAAGTCGTATGCGGACGCCGCGGACGGTACTGGCTGGGCCGAGGGCGTCGGGGTGGTGGTGCTGGAACGGCTGTCGGAGGCCCGGCGCAACGGGCACCGGATCCTTGCCGTGATCCGTGGCAGCGCGATCAATCAGGACGGCGCGTCAAACGGGTTGACGGCGCCGAATGGTCCGTCACAGCAGCGCGTGATCCGTAAGGCGCTTGCCAATGCGGGCCTTTCGACGGCGGATGTGGATGTGGTCGAGGGACACGGGACGGCGACGGTCCTGGGTGATCCGATCGAGGCGCAGGCGCTGATCGCCACCTACGGGCAGGACCGGCCCGAGGACCGGCCGGTGTGGCTTGGGTCGTTGAAGTCGAACATCGGTCATACCCAGGCCGCGGCGGGTGTGGCTGGTGTGATCAAGATGGTGCAGGCGCTGCGGCACGGGGTCATGCCGCCCACGCTGCATGTCGATGCCCCGTCGGCGAAGGTGGACTGGTCGGCGGGCGCGGTCGAGCTGCTGACCGAGGCTCGTGCGTGGCCCGACACCGGCCGGCCGCGCCGCGCTGGTGTGTCGTCCTTCGGTGTCAGCGGGACCAACGCGCACCTGATCGTGGAACAGGCCCCGCAAGAGCAGTCTGCGGTGCCGGAGCCTGTCGGGCCTGGGCTGGCGGGGACCGATGAGGGCGTGGTGCCGCTGGTGGTATCGGCGAGAAGCGCCGGGTCCCTGGCGGGCCAGGCCGAGCGGTTGACGTCCTTTGTGGAGTCGAGTGACGTGCCACTGCCGGATGCGGCGGGTGCGTTGGTCGCTCAGCGGGCGATGCTGTCCCAGCGCGCGGTGGTGGTGGGTTCGCGTACTGAGGCGTTGGCGGGGCTTGCTGCGCTGGCGCGCGGTGAGTCTCATCCCGGTGTGGTCACCGGCAGCGTGTCGGCGCTGGGCGGGGCCGAAAAGGTCGTGCTCGTCTTTCCAGGTCAGGGTTCGCAGTGGGTGGGGATGGGGCGTGAACTGCTCGATTCCTCGCCGGTGTTCGCGGAGCGGGTGGGGGAGTGTGCTGCGGCGTTGGAGCGGTGGGTGGACTGGTCGCTGGTGGATGTGTTGCGGGGGGATGCTCCGGCTGCGCTGTTGGAGCGGGTGGATGTGGTGCAGCCGGCGAGTTTTGCGGTGATGGTGGGTCTTGCTGCGGTGTGGGCGTCGGTGGGTGTGGTGCCGGATGCGGTGGTGGGGCATTCGCAGGGTGAGATCGCCGCGGCGTGTGTGTCGGGTGCGTTGTCGCTGGAGGACGCTGCCCAGGTGGTGGCGGTACGCAGTCAGGTCATCGCGGGCGATTTGGCTGGCCGTGGGGGTATGGCCTCGGTGGCGTTGTCCGAGGCTGAAGTGGCCGAACGTATCGAGCGGTGGGCCGGCCGGGTGGAGGTGGCCGCGGTCAATGGTCCGTCCTCGGTGGTGATCGCCGGTGATGTCGACGCCCTTGATGAGGCGCTGGAGGTTCTTGCGGCGGATGGTGTGCGGGTGCGTCGGGTGGCGGTGGATTACGCCTCCCACACCCGGCATGTGGAGGCGATCGAGGACGTACTGACAACCGCCTTCACCGACATCCGTGCGCAGGCGCCGCTGATTCCTTTCTACTCGACGGTGACGGGTGAGTGGGTAAAGGAGGCGGATGTCCTCGACGGCGGGTACTGGTACCGGAACCTGCGTAGCCAGGTCCGTTTCGGTCCCGCCATCGCCGACCTCCTGGCCGGCGGCCACACCGTCTTCGTGGAATCCAGCGCTCATCCGGTGCTGGTCCAGCCGGTCAGCGAAATCATCGACCAGGCCGACACGGAGGCCGTGGTCGGTGGTTCGCTACGCCGTGACGATGGCGGCCCGCGCCGGTTGCTGACCTCGATGGCCGAACTGTTCGTCCGGGGTGTGGCCGTGAACTGGGCGGCATTGCTGCCGGTTGGCGGTGCTTCACACATTGAGCTTCCGACGTATGCCTTCGATCACGAGCATTACTGGCTGCGTTCCGCTCCTGCTGTTGACGCTGTCGCGCTCGGACAAGCCGCCGGCGACCACCCGCTGATCGGGGCGATCGTCGGCCGGCCGGATTCCGGTGGGTTCATGACTACCTCGCGGTGGTCGGTGGACGCGCACCCGTGGCTGGGTGATCACGTCGTCGGTGATGTCGTCGTCGTGCCGAGCGCGGTGTTGGTCGAGTTGGCCATCCGGTTCGGAGACGAGGTGGGCAGTCCGGTGGTCGAGGAGCTGACCGTGGACCGGCCCGTGCTGTTGCCGCTGCGCGGTGGCAGAGCCGTACAGATGACCGTCGGGGAGGCCGATGAGCAGGGGCGGCGGCCCATCGAGGTGTACTCCCGCCCGGACAACGCCAGCATGGACGCGGTGTGGACACGCCACGCCCACGGCACGTTGGTGCCCGACCCGGTGACCGCACCCGCCGTGTGGCCTGCCGGTACACCTGCCACCGAGGTGGCTCTGGACAGTGCGGTCGGTGACGCGGACCGCTATGGCCTGCACCCGGCGCTGCTCGACGCGGCGCTCGGCACGATGCTCCCCGCAGGCGTGATCGCGACCCGGTGGAGCGGGGTGTCCTTGCTGGCCTCCGGCGCCGCAGCGGTAGGAGTACGCGCAGCCCGGGACACCACGGGGGTGACCCGTCTTGAGCTGGTGGATGCCACCGCGGCGCCGGTGCTGATCGCTGATGTTGTGGTCGGCGAGCCGTTCTCGCCCGGAAAGGCAGAGATCGCGGACGGGTCGGCCGCCGGCGCCCTTTTCCAGGTGGAGTGGGCCGAACTTTCCCTTTCCCCGGGTGAGATGACCAAGGACGCCGACACTGTGGCGACGGTCGTCGATGCCGAAGACGTTACTGCCCTCGCGGACGCTCCAGCGGTGCCGGGCCTGTTGGTGTATGAGGCCGGGCGCTCGCCTGCCGGCCCGCGCGAGGCCGTTGCCGCCGTCTTGGCCGTCCTTCAGGCGTGGCTGGCGGCACCGGCTCTGGCGCACAGCCGCCTCGTCGTGATCGTCCCCGACGCCGAGGACGATCTCCCCGCAGCCGCCGTGTCGGGTCTGCTGCGTTCGGCACAGTCGGAGCACCCCGACCGCATCGTCCTGGTCGAGAGCAGTGCGGTGCCCCCGGAGGACTCGACGGTGGTGAGCGCCGTGCAGCTCGCGCTGGCCACAGGCGAGCCCCACGTCCGAGTCCGCGCCGGCGTACCCTTCGCACCCCGACTCCGGCACGCCCCCCGCGCCGAAGGCCCCCGGCGCGACCTCAACCCGGACGGCGCCGTCCTGGTCACGGGCGGCACCGGGACGCTGGGCAGTCTCCTCGCCCGGCACTTGGTGACCGAACACGGCGTACGGCACCTGCTGCTGGCCAGCCGGAGCGGACCGGACGCAGAAGGCGCGGCGGCCCTGCACGAGCAACTGACCGGCCTCGGCGCGACCGTCACCATCGCCGCGTGCGACACCGCCGACCGAGACGCCCTCGCGGCACTCCTGGCCGCCGTACCGGACGCACACCCGCTCACCGCGATCGTTCACACGGCCGGAGTCCTCGACGACGGCGTGATCACCGCCCTGACCCCGGAGCGTGTCGACACCGTGCTGCGGCCGAAACTCGACGCGGCCCTGCATCTGCACGAGCTGACCCGGGACATCGACCTCGCGGCGTTCGTCCTGTTCTCCTCCGCCGCCGGAGTGCTGGGCACCCCCGGCCAGGGCAACTACGCCGCCGCCAACGCCTGCCTGGACGCACTCGCCCTCCACCGCCGCCACTCCGGCCTCCCCGCGACATCCCTCGCATGGGGGGTGTGGGACCACACCGGCACCAGCGGGAACCTGGGCACGGCCAATCAGCGGAGGATGGCCCCGCAGGGCCTGGTGGCACACTCCAGCCAGGAGGGTCTGGAGCTGTTCGACGCGGCGCTGCAGTCGGACGACGCGGTGCTCTTGGCGGCCAGGCCGGACTACGCCGCGCTGCGCGCCCAAGCCGCGTCCGAACCCGAACCCGTACTGCTGCGGAGCCTCGTACGTGCCGGCCGTCGCACCGCTCGGCACCTGGCCTCCCGCGGGAGCGGCCTCGCTGAACGGCTGGCCGCCATGCTCCCGGTCCAGCGAGAGCAGATGCTGCTGGATCTGGTCCGGCGCGAGGTCGCTGCGGTCCTGGGCCATTCGACACCCGGCAAGGTCGACCCCGACCGGGCTTTCCGAGAGGTCGGCTTCGACTCGATGTTGGCCGTTGAACTCCGCAACCGACTCACCGGACTCGTAGGGACCCGCCTCCCTGCCACGATCGTCTTCGACCATCCCACCCCCCGGAGTCTGATGCGCCGTCTGCTCGGGGAGCTGTGCCCCGAGGACGTCGGCGAGTTGGCGGGTCGGGAGGACGAGATCCGCAGGGTCCTGGTCACCACGCCTCTGTCCCGGTTTCAGGAACTCGGGCTCATGGAGAAGCTCCTGCAACTGGTGGCGAGTCCCGGCGGTGAAAGTGCCACAGCGCCGGACACCGCCGAACCGAAGCAGGACGGCAAGCGGCTGATCGAGGAGATGGACGTCGACGACCTGGTGGAGCGCGCGATGAGGAAAGCCGGGAAGCAGTAG